The genomic DNA GGGGTGGCATGTGACCGTTTTGACGAATGCGCTGTTGGCCGATGCCGACCGGATTGCCGCCCTGGGGGTGGACGCAATGCTGGTGTCGGTCAACGGCGTGAGTCCGGCGTCCTACGTGGCGTTTCATCCAAACTTGCGTCCTGCTGATTTTGAACGGTTGAAAGCGTTGCTGGCACGGTGGCAAGCGCTCGGCGTGCCGGTCAAGCACGTCCAGGTCATCAACCGTGACACGGCGCCGGAGCTGGTGGACATGGTGCGCTTTGCCGCGCGGTATGGCGCACGGCAGGTGACCTTCAAGTTGGCCAGCCTAGGCCAGGGCACCGAGGCGTGCGCCATCACGGAAGCGCAGCGCCGGGATTTACAGACGCGGCTCGTCCCGGCTGCACAGTCGCTGGCAGCACGGTTGGGTGTGGCAACCAATCTGGAGGTTTTTGCCCATCAGCTCACGGCGGACGGGTTGGCAACGACGCCGATTGAAGCCGTAGGGTGTTTCATGGGTTGGCACTACGCTCGGATCACGGTTGAAGGTGAGCTGCTGTATTGCTGCGCGGCCACGCTCAGGGTCGGGCATTTGGATTGGGGAACGTTTTCGTCCCAGTGGTTTGGAGCGCAGTGGGAGGCGATGCGGGCGCGTTTGATGGCGGGGCAGTATGCGGAAGCCTGCCACCAGTGCGGGAAATTCAACCAGAACGTGAAGGTGGCGCGGAAGGTACGGGCGCAGTTGGGGGAGGGGGTCTATCGAGCGCGGACGGGACAACAAGCATCTGATAACGAAAATTCTTCGCCTTACCCGGCACTGCCGGTTCCGGTTGCGTAAGGGAGGCGCTATGCCACCACGTCCGACAATTGAATGGCAGACCAACGGCGTCTGTAACTACGACTGCTCGTACTGCATTCAGTCCCGGAAATACCGGCAGGGTCATCCGTCGGATGCTGACATTGACCGTTTTTTGGCGTTCTTTGCCGACTTGCCGGGCGTGTGGGAAATCAAGATGTCGGGTGGCGAGCCATTTGCTTTCCGGGGCTTTATGGAGCGCATCATCCCTGGGTTGGCCACGCTCCCGCATCGGGTTTCGGTGCTGACGAATTTCTCCGCGCCGCTCGGCGTGCTGCGGCGGTTCGTGGCGCTGGTGGGCGACCGGCTGGAGGTCGTCTCGGTGAGTTTGCACCGGGAATATGTTGATGTTGGGGCTTTTGTGGCCAAGGCCCGGACGTTCCGGTCCTGGCTGCGGCCGGAAACTGCCTTTGTTGTCAACAATGTGCTGGTTCCCGGGACGGTCGCCGAGTTGGCCGCCGTCAAGGCCGAAGTCGAAGCTGCCGGCCTGAAGTACTTTCCGCAGGTCATGAAGACCAAGCATGGTGTCCATGCCTATGACGCGGAGGAGTTGCCACTCGTCCAAGCGATCACCGGGGCGTGTCCGACGGCGCGCGAGGCAAACGTTGCGCCATCCTATCGTGGGCGGCGCTGTTGGGCCGGGACGGCCTATTTCGTTCTAGACCAATTTGGTCGGGCTTTTGCGTGTCGCACGGCAAAGCGGTTTGGTGAAGGGTACTTGGGGAACGTGCTGGATGGCACATTCCGTTTGGCGCCAGGGCCGGCGGTTTGCCGGTATGACATTTGTCCCTGCACCGTGCCGGCCAACCGTGGGATCGTTGAGCTTGGAGCGTAACCTGTGGAAGGAGACGATGCGATGACGACCCAGTTGCCGCCGCGTCCGCCGGAAGGCGTTGTCATGTGGAACTTGAACACGACGTGCAACTACCGGTGTTCGTACTGCACGCAGCGGTTTCTGGACGACCGGACGCGCTGGGCCCGCGATACACCGCGCTTTCTGGAGGGGTTTCGCCGGTTGCCGGGGCGGTGGGAAATCAAGCTGTCCGGTGGCGAGCCGTTCCTGCATCCGACGTTGATGGAAGTGGTCGCTGCCCTGGCCAAGATGGGCCACCGGGTCAGTGTCGTGACCAACTTTTCGGCTTCGGTGGACAAGCTCGACCACTTCCTGGCAGCGGCGGGAAGCGCACTGCGCGTCTTTTCCGCCAGCTTGCACCGTGAATACGTCAGCACGGATGAAGCCTTGGCGCAGTTTCTTGAGAAAGCCCGGTACGTCTTGTCCCGCTTGCCGGCCGGCGCAACATTCAATGTGACCTGTGTGGCCACACGGGCTAACCTGCCAGAGCTTCCGGCGCTGGCGCAGCACTTTGCGGCTGCCGGCATTCGCTTCAAAGTTCAGCCCGAAAAACAGAACCGCGATGTCATTCCTTACACTGTTGAGGAGCAGGCCCAGCTTGTGACGCTTGGCGGCCACAATGACCTAGGTGTGATTGCGCCGTCGTTTGAGGGGCAACCCTGTTGGGCGGGTGCATTGGCGTTCACACTGGACGACCGCGGCGCGGCCTGGCGGTGCTACCCGGCCCGGCGCTACCGCCGCGAATATCTGGGTAACTTTTTGGATAGTACGTTTCAGCTCTACGACCTTGCCCGTCCGTGCCAGTATGCCTACTGCAACTGCACTGTTCCCATTGAACGCGGCATGATGGCAAGTCTGGGCCGGCGGGGAGGCTAGTATGAAGTTCAGAACATTTTTGGCGTTGGTCATTACTGGTGGCTTCGTTTTGTTTGCTGGAATCGTTGGTTCGTGCGTGTGGTTGGTCAACCGGGAGTCAGTGACGTCACCGGCGGCCCAGCCGCCGACGCCATCGGCTGCGCCGCAGTCGCCGCCTCTCCCGGCAAGCGACGGCAAGCTGCGTCCGGTGGATCGTGACCTCCTGGAAGCGCTGCGCCGACCGGCGACCACCGACCGCATCAAGGATGCCTTTCCCGGTCGTCCGTACAAAATCAGCCTGTACTGCGATACGCCGGGGCAGGGTTGGAATCGAGCCAAAATTGACCTCAACCGGAACAACAAGTGGGATGAAAAAGTTACCATCGTCAACGGCGAGCCAACCAAGCGAGCCGTGGCGTCGCGGGATGATGAAAACTACGATGTGGAGTATCGCTGGCGTGGCGGCCAGTGGGTTGCGAAGTGAAGGATTGTGCGTGATGACAGGGATGGTTGGGTTCTCTTGTGGTGGATGCCAACGGTATAGACCTTACGTTAACCGCCGATGAATCGCTCGGCACAGGTCCCTGAAAACCACGACCGATGGCAAGCGGTCAAAACCAATGGGCACGTACCCCGTCCGCAAGGGCGGGGTTTGTTTTTCCCGACCGATCCCGAAGCCCCGCCAGCGACTGGTCAAGAGCTGGTCAGGAGGATGTTGCGGACGCGCGCGGACGAGGGATTTCAACTGAATGACCGGACAGCCAGCGCCAGAAAGCAAAAACTTGCTGGACAAGCCAGGCAAAGTAGATTGCCTAATTGATGTGCCTTCGTAATAGTAGGTTTAGAAAAAGCAAGATACCTTCATCAAAGGGGTATGGCTATGCTGCTGCCGTCACGCCGTCTGTCTGTCGCCAATCTACTTGCCGTCCAGGTGGTTGCCGCTCGCGTTGCCGCTGGCGTTGTTCTGTGCCTGGGCATGGCGGGCGTCTGGGGGTGGGCGGTCATCCAGCGTGGGTTGACGTCTGCTCACGCCCAGACTCAGGCGCCCCAGCCACCACCGAGGGGCTGCGCTATGCCTGGCGGTTCGACTCAGGTGTTGACCTCGTCTTACTACTGGGTGGCGTCAGACGTGGAAACCACCTTGCTGCTCAACAACAAGAGTCCGCAGCCGTTGACCGTGCAGCCGACGCTGTTTGCGCTGGATGGGCGGCGGCATCGCGCCCCACCGCTGACCATCGCGGGGCAGTCGTTTCGGGTCGTGCCGTTGGCGGAGCTTGGAGCGCGGGAAGGGACGGCATTTGGGAGCGGGAGCGTGGCGTTGGCGTTTGAAGGGGCGCCATTGGTGCTTGGGGCGCAAGTGGAGATGAAGGATCGGCGTGGACGGTTGGTGAGCGACCGGCTGTCGGATGCGCGGGTGAGTTTGGCGACGACTTGGTTGGCCGGGGTGTATCGGCTGCCGCGGGGTGGGGCGCTGAAGGTGGCGGTGACGAACGTGACAGAGCGGCCGGTGGGGGTGCGGGTACGTGTGGATGGGAAAGATGGGAAAGGCGTCCGGTTTGAACTTGGGGGGCGGGCGACACGGTTGGTAGATGTTGGGTTGGCGTTGGGGGAGGTGCCGCGGTCTGGAGGCGTGGTGGTGGAGAGTGATGAGGTGGGTGCGGTGCGAGCGAATGGGTGGGTGTGGAACGCGGCTGGGTATGTGAGTGTGGTGTCGTTCATGGATTTAGGGCGTGCCAGGGATGGGGTCTGGCATGCGAATGGGGTCCGGGTGCGACCGCTGGTGAAAGGGAAGGTGACGCCATACGTGACAGTTCACAACTTTGGCGCTCGGGAGAGCGAGGTGAGGGGGTGGTTGGTTGGACGGGTTGGGGAGGCGATGGCGCGGCGGGAGTTGGAGACGGTGCGGTTAGGGGCGGGCGAGACGCGGACGCTGGCGGTGGTTCTGAGTGAGGAGGAGCGGCGTGGGATGCAGATAGCCGGGATCGAGTTGGCGTATGGGAGTGGGGCTGGGACGATTGGGGCTGCGGTAGATGTGGAGCGGGAAGATGGGGCGCGAGGGTATCGGGTGCCGGTGGTGGATCGGGAGATGATTCCGAGCGCGACGGGGAGTTATCCGGTGCGGTTGGGGATGGATGAGAACACGGTGGTGTATTTGAAGAACACGACGGACAAGGAAGTGCGGTATCACGCTTCGGTGCGGTTTGAGCGTGGGGAGGACTATGGGTTTGGGCAGGCGAAGCTGGGGCCTGGGGAAACGGTGATGATTGACTTGAGGAGGGTGGAATTGATGGAGCAGCCGGACGCGCGTGGGGAACGGATGCCGTCGTGGTGTGAGCGGGGGCAGTTTTTCTGGTCGGTGCAGGGTGTGGAGACGAAAGGGATGGTAGGGCGGGCGGAGTATCTAGACTCCAGGACGGAGGCGAGCAGCACGTATGCTTGCTACAACTGCTGTGGGGATTTGTTTGGGAGTGGGTGGATTACCGGTCCTGGGGCGCTTGGGGTGACGCAGGTACGTCCCTACCGGGCTTTTGAGCAGTACCTGACGTGTTATGGTGGGCTTCACGTTCCGCAACTGGCGTGGGTACAGACGTGGGAGTACAGTTCGGCGAATGGGGCTGGCGCGGTGGTGCAAGCTGGACAGTCGGAAGCAGAAGTCTCAGGAAACCACATTGGCGAGATGGCCTTGTTGGCGAGATGGACGGCGTATGACTGCAATCTAGGCAGTTTCTGGCACACTGCGTGGTTTCCGGTGCAAGTAAAACCGTTGGTGACACTTCAAAGTGTCGGTCCCTTCAATCCGGCCACCATCACAGCAGGCAATACCTCGAAGTGTCGTGTCACGGTCAGTGTCGATGGCTTCACAGCGAACTTAACATCACTCAGTGTCAGTGTTAACGTTGTCAAGCAAAATATGATTGGATTCGGACAGGTAAGTGTTCCTCAACCGCACCGCACAATTAAGGTCTTCGCGAGTCAGGCCACGAAGTCTGAGGAGGTTGAGTTTGTAAGCCAATTTGACATCAACATGACCGATGTAGTGACGGTACGGGGGCAGGCCAGGATTGTGCCAAGCCCTGATTACGTTATCGAGCCGCCAGACGTAAAAGTCAGTCCTGATCGTCTCACCGTCAACAAGCCGTAAAAATTCATTGGCAACGCTTAGCTCCGGTGCCTGAATCTGACGGTGCTTCGCGCTGAACTATCGCGCTTGGAATGCAACCGGCAGGTGCGACGGCGCGCAAGGCAAGTGTGGCTAGCTGGCGATGGTTTTCACTTGAATGCCGGCTATCAACCACATCACAGCCGGTAGGAGGGTGCGCGCGCACACTGAGACAGGGCTCGAACAGTTTGATTGAATCCTTTTAAGTGTATGCAATACTCTATTAAGTGTATGCAATACTCTGCAATATGGAGAGATTCGTAAGCATAGGTAAAGCTGCTTCGGCGCTGGGCGTGTCCAGCACGACTCTGCGCCGCTGGGAGGCGTCGGGCAGGCTGGCCGCAGAACACACGGCGGGCGGCCATCGCCGCTCCGACCTCGCCAAGCTCAAGCCCGAACTGTTCCGCGCTGCGGTGGACCCGCAGCGCC from Chloracidobacterium validum includes the following:
- a CDS encoding radical SAM/SPASM domain-containing protein: MGLPWARQQRWQGIAEGRTLVGPQTVHVDLANGCNTNCTTCWDHSPLLSQPRSVDWKRKLFSLERFRTLAADLAGLRSVEAVILSGMGDPFVNPAIYDIIAECKRQGWHVTVLTNALLADADRIAALGVDAMLVSVNGVSPASYVAFHPNLRPADFERLKALLARWQALGVPVKHVQVINRDTAPELVDMVRFAARYGARQVTFKLASLGQGTEACAITEAQRRDLQTRLVPAAQSLAARLGVATNLEVFAHQLTADGLATTPIEAVGCFMGWHYARITVEGELLYCCAATLRVGHLDWGTFSSQWFGAQWEAMRARLMAGQYAEACHQCGKFNQNVKVARKVRAQLGEGVYRARTGQQASDNENSSPYPALPVPVA
- a CDS encoding radical SAM protein, which produces MPPRPTIEWQTNGVCNYDCSYCIQSRKYRQGHPSDADIDRFLAFFADLPGVWEIKMSGGEPFAFRGFMERIIPGLATLPHRVSVLTNFSAPLGVLRRFVALVGDRLEVVSVSLHREYVDVGAFVAKARTFRSWLRPETAFVVNNVLVPGTVAELAAVKAEVEAAGLKYFPQVMKTKHGVHAYDAEELPLVQAITGACPTAREANVAPSYRGRRCWAGTAYFVLDQFGRAFACRTAKRFGEGYLGNVLDGTFRLAPGPAVCRYDICPCTVPANRGIVELGA
- a CDS encoding radical SAM protein, whose translation is MTTQLPPRPPEGVVMWNLNTTCNYRCSYCTQRFLDDRTRWARDTPRFLEGFRRLPGRWEIKLSGGEPFLHPTLMEVVAALAKMGHRVSVVTNFSASVDKLDHFLAAAGSALRVFSASLHREYVSTDEALAQFLEKARYVLSRLPAGATFNVTCVATRANLPELPALAQHFAAAGIRFKVQPEKQNRDVIPYTVEEQAQLVTLGGHNDLGVIAPSFEGQPCWAGALAFTLDDRGAAWRCYPARRYRREYLGNFLDSTFQLYDLARPCQYAYCNCTVPIERGMMASLGRRGG